GAATTCACGACCGAGCTGACGAAGCACGACGATCCGCAGAAATGGTCACGCGACACTTCTCACGGTCGCTCATCTCACACGCTGAACTCGACGCGCTAGACATGTCTCGGGCCGAACTGTTCGCCTGCTACGTGATCGCATCTCGCCTCAAAACGGTCACCGATCGGGCAGTCGAGATCTCGAGTATCGGGAAGAAACTGTCCGGGCCGCTCGCTAATGGGGTGACCACGGACATCTGTTCCGTAGCGGATGATGTCGCCTGCTCAGTCGATAACGCGGCTATCGCCGTCCTCAGCGGAGATATGACGAACGTACAGCAAGCGAGGAATCGGTGTGATAGTGCAACAGAGACTATTAGCGCGGTTGAAAGTCGGTTATACGACGGGAACGTGACCGAATCGACATCGACATCGGCTGCCCTAGCAAATACGCTCTCCAGCTTCCGGCAAGTGGCTGGTTGCGGTCACAGAATGGCCGATGTTGCGGCGATGGCCGTACTTCGTGACGAAAATATCGAGGTCTGAATGCGCGGATGTCGGCGATATTCGAGAGCGTTGGGGAGGTCCCTTCACTCCTTAGGACGATGTTCCTCAACGGCTGCTTCGACTTCGGCCCATGAGACCGGCGGTTCCATCTCTTCGAGCACTTCGTCGACTGCCGTCAACTGATCGCCGTACTGTGTTCTCCATTCCCGCTCGGCACGCGCAGTAAGTCGCCCTCCGACGGCCTCGTGTCTGTTTCGTATCTCGCCGAGCCGGGACTCGACGTTAGACGGCGGCGTGTCACCTTCGCGTTCGGCCCACGTTCGAAGCGTCGCCAGCTCGGATCGCAGATCCGTGATCATCAGCGACACGACGCGGTGGCGAACGGTTGCCGCAGCCCACGTACGCGCCGCGTCATTCTCGGCGGCTCCGTCATCGACCTTGATGCGGTCGACAACGTCATCGAGTTCACCCACCGACTCTGCTACCGCATCGACATCGGTGGTGAGCTCTTCGGTGCGCCGGTCAGCGTCGGTGAGCCACGCCTCGAACGAATCGAGCTCAAACTGTAAGTCGTCAGCGGCACGCTGGACC
This genomic stretch from Halorubrum lacusprofundi ATCC 49239 harbors:
- a CDS encoding AbrB/MazE/SpoVT family DNA-binding domain-containing protein gives rise to the protein METRKLQEVGGGTFTVSIPRAWAENNGFEVGMELQLYTHRDGSILVRSSDTDINCLDEATIEAAGEGPEAVRRAVHTAHAIGFETIVLRQSETFSDPMVKAVRSTVRDLIGANILTETDTEITIKYLLDTSSISIRQSIVQLQYAVASLLRDATDAFVDAVDTHERIHDRADEARRSAEMVTRHFSRSLISHAELDALDMSRAELFACYVIASRLKTVTDRAVEISSIGKKLSGPLANGVTTDICSVADDVACSVDNAAIAVLSGDMTNVQQARNRCDSATETISAVESRLYDGNVTESTSTSAALANTLSSFRQVAGCGHRMADVAAMAVLRDENIEV
- a CDS encoding halo transducer protein, with the protein product MTETEHGDSRTDLNGLSVEQAVDIVVDDKDDSGTVRETLAIVSQDGVVRRTSVDDALANASKVVTTAETRVELAEKKLDDVREVSASVPDLDLVSARIDDFVERRDVVETRSDELGQTVQEILEMRDHGDLYEIAQRIRQLTNAATEVQRAADDLQFELDSFEAWLTDADRRTEELTTDVDAVAESVGELDDVVDRIKVDDGAAENDAARTWAAATVRHRVVSLMITDLRSELATLRTWAEREGDTPPSNVESRLGEIRNRHEAVGGRLTARAEREWRTQYGDQLTAVDEVLEEMEPPVSWAEVEAAVEEHRPKE